CTGCATATACTTCCTTGATCAGTGCATTTACAAGGGAAGGCTCTACTCCATTGCATTGGATAAGTACTTTTTCACCTTTTTGTACATTAACAGAATATTGTACCAATGTTCTTGCGAGAGTAGCAATTCTTGGACCATGCATATTCATTCGCCCTTTCAATGTAAAAACTAGTGTTTTTCTATTACTACTAAATTATTCTCGTCCGTTTCTTCCAGCATTACTCTTACAATTTCTTCTTTTGATGTAGGAATATTCTTACCGACAAAATCCGGTCTGATAGGGAGTTCTCTATGTCCTCTGTCAATTAGAACAGCCAGTTGGATATATTTAGGCCTTCCCATATCTATTACGGCATCAATAGCTGCTCTTGCAGTTCTTCCGGTATAAATAACATCATCAACTAGAATTACTATTTTATTATCCACATCATATTTAATATCCGTATTATGAACAATGGGCTGTACCGATTTGTGTTTTAAATCGTCTCTATAAAATGTAATATCAAGTATTGCTACAGGAACTTTAACATTTTCTACTTCATAAATCTTTTGGGCGATTCTTTCGGCCAATGGGATACCTCTTGTTTTAATGCCTACAAGCACAATATCTTCAACGCCTTTGTTTTTTTCGATAATTTCATGGGAAATTCTAGTTAAAGCTCTTTGAATG
The genomic region above belongs to Defluviitalea saccharophila and contains:
- the pyrR gene encoding bifunctional pyr operon transcriptional regulator/uracil phosphoribosyltransferase PyrR; amino-acid sequence: MVKSKELLDEKAIQRALTRISHEIIEKNKGVEDIVLVGIKTRGIPLAERIAQKIYEVENVKVPVAILDITFYRDDLKHKSVQPIVHNTDIKYDVDNKIVILVDDVIYTGRTARAAIDAVIDMGRPKYIQLAVLIDRGHRELPIRPDFVGKNIPTSKEEIVRVMLEETDENNLVVIEKH